In Dermochelys coriacea isolate rDerCor1 chromosome 10, rDerCor1.pri.v4, whole genome shotgun sequence, one DNA window encodes the following:
- the LOC119862990 gene encoding immunoglobulin superfamily containing leucine-rich repeat protein 2-like — translation MELKDFMQTHAWRRKMDPLLWLWIAAFLGLSQGCPEPCSCVDKYALQFADCAYKDLQAVPVGLPSNVTTLSLSANKITSLQKSSFVEVTQVTSLWLAHNEISAIEQGTFAILVQLKNLDISHNQIVDFPWGDLYNLSALQLLKMNNNHMVKLPWEAFHTLKDLRSLRINNNKFTTIAEGTFDSLTSLSHLQIYNNPFNCTCRLLWLKSWAENTLISIPEKDSISCAAPDSLRGVPLGRIPDLQCVPPSVQLTYHPNLDNTELYDGFMLLLHCSARGSPQPEVSWKVQTASQALEIKGPGVERAGNELPVGSSKQSAERFVVYGNGTLVIPHLSKREEGTYTCLATNEVGSNQTSVNVAVAGAQKYPARPMEDPLAGKAQPGERKPGPKGSKNSVLSPEERPKPLSPTRHSSHSPGLEQVPSKRPPFEKNCGSSVDTQYVSNHAFNQSGQLKQHTFDLGIIALDVSENEAKVQLTPFYGQPEKAHLRALYLCAESGHGHSMVQWSRIEEGVNSYWFQGLTPGTNYSVCLTYLGEDCQVQVVFTTKKEIPSLIIIVVVSIFLLALATIPLLGATCCHLLAKYQGKTYKLIMKAQNPDQMEKHMAADFDPRASYLESEKNYNPSEVGEGEAEREAEGERELERDESLVAESIAESQSKSNPEEFEVGSEYSDRLPLGAEAVNISQEINGNYRQPAR, via the exons ATGGAGCTAAAAGACTTTATGCAAACACATGCGTGGAG GAGGAAGATGGACCCGTTGCTCTGGCTATGGATCGCAGCTTTCCTGGGGCTGAGCCAGGGCTGCCCGGAGCCCTGCTCCTGTGTGGACAAATACGCCCTTCAGTTCGCAGACTGCGCTTACAAAGATCTGCAGGCGGTCCCCGTGGGGCTGCCCTCCAACGTGACCACCCTCAGCCTGTCCGCCAACAAGATCACCTCCCTGCAGAAGAGCTCCTTCGTGGAGGTCACCCAGGTCACCTCGCTGTGGCTGGCTCACAACGAGATCAGCGCCATCGAGCAGGGCACCTTCGCCATCCTGGTGCAGCTGAAGAACCTGGACATCAGCCACAACCAGATCGTAGACTTCCCCTGGGGGGATCTGTACAACCTCAGCGCCCTGCAGCTGCTCAAGATGAACAACAACCACATGGTGAAGCTGCCCTGGGAGGCCTTCCACACCCTGAAAGACCTGAGGTCCCTGCgcatcaacaacaacaaattcaCCACCATCGCCGAGGGCACTTTCGATTCGCTGACTTCCCTGTCTCACTTGCAGATCTACAACAACCCCTTCAACTGCACCTGCAGGCTTCTGTGGCTGAAGAGCTGGGCTGAGAACACCCTGATCTCCATCCCCGAGAAGGACTCCATCAGCTGTGCAGCCCCGGACAGCCTCCGAGGAGTCCCACTGGGGAGAATCCCAGACCTGCAGTGCGTGCCTCCCTCCGTACAGCTGACCTACCATCCCAACTTGGACAACACCGAGCTCTACGACGGCTTCATGCTCCTGCTGCACTGCAGCGCCAGGGGAAGCCCCCAGCCGGAGGTCAGCTGGAAGGTGCAAACTGCCAGCCAAGCCCTGGAGATAAAGGGGCCCGGCGTGGAGAGGGCTGGGAATGAGCTACCTGTTGGCAGCTCCAAGCAGAGTGCAGAGCGCTTCGTGGTCTACGGGAACGGCACCCTGGTCATCCCCCACCTGAGCAAGCGAGAGGAAGGGACCTACACCTGCTTGGCCACCAATGAGGTGGGCAGCAACCAGACCTCGGTCAACGTGGCTGTGGCCGGTGCCCAGAAATACCCCGCCCGCCCCATGGAGGATCCCCTGGCAGGCAAAGCGCAGCCGGGGGAGAGGAAGCCGGGCCCCAAGGGCTCCAAGAACAGCGTCCTCAGCCCCGAAGAGAggcccaaacccctcagccccacccggCACAGCTCCCACTCGCCGGGGCTGGAGCAAGTCCCCTCCAAGCGGCCCCCTTTCGAGAAGAATTGCGGCTCCAGCGTGGACACCCAGTACGTCTCCAACCATGCCTTCAACCAGAGTGGCCAGCTGAAGCAGCACACCTTCGACCTGGGCATCATCGCGCTGGATGTGTCGGAGAACGAGGCCAAGGTGCAGCTCACCCCCTTCTACGGACAACCGGAAAAAGCCCACCTGCGGGCGCTCTACCTGTGCGCGGAGAGCGGCCACGGCCACTCCATGGTGCAGTGGTCCAGGATCGAGGAAGGTGTGAACTCCTACTGGTTCCAGGGCTTGACCCCTGGCACCAACTACTCGGTCTGCCTGACTTACCTGGGGGAGGATTGccaggtgcaagtggtcttcacCACCAAGAAGGAGATCCCCTCCCTCATCATCATCGTGGTGGTCAGCATCTTCTTGCTGGCCCTGGCTACCATCCCCTTGCTGGGGGCCACCTGCTGCCACTTGCTCGCCAAGTATCAGGGCAAAACCTACAAACTCATCATGAAGGCCCAGAATCCAGACCAGATGGAGAAGCACATGGCAGCCGACTTTGACCCGCGGGCCTCTTACCTGGAGTCAGAGAAGAACTACAACCCAAgtgaggtgggggaaggtgaGGCAGAGCGGGAagcagagggggagagggagctggagcgAGACGAGAGCCTGGTGGCCGAATCCATCGCCGAGTCCCAATCCAAAAGCAACCCAGAGGAGTTTGAGGTGGGGTCCGAATACAGCGACAGGCTACCCCTCGGGGCCGAGGCTGTGAACATCTCCCAAGAGATCAATGGGAACTACAGGCAGCCAGCTCGCTGA